Proteins encoded by one window of Longimicrobiaceae bacterium:
- a CDS encoding response regulator, with protein sequence MSRHTPESPAPSPPAGPRRVLLADDERLLHSVLQDVLEVNGFAVLHALDGRQAVQLAQEEKPDVILMDLMMPVMDGMEALEHLREDEDTRGIPVVAITADVLGRSREDMLGHGFDGYIPKPFTAGQLLGEIARHLARDGGRR encoded by the coding sequence ATGTCCCGACACACCCCGGAATCCCCCGCGCCGTCCCCACCCGCCGGCCCGCGGCGCGTGCTGCTGGCCGACGACGAGCGCCTCCTCCACTCCGTCCTGCAGGACGTGCTGGAGGTCAACGGCTTCGCGGTCCTGCACGCCCTGGACGGCCGGCAGGCGGTCCAGCTGGCGCAGGAGGAGAAGCCCGACGTGATCCTGATGGACCTGATGATGCCGGTGATGGACGGCATGGAGGCCCTGGAGCACCTCCGCGAGGACGAGGACACCCGCGGCATCCCGGTGGTCGCCATCACCGCCGACGTGCTGGGGCGGAGCCGCGAGGACATGCTGGGCCACGGCTTCGACGGCTACATCCCCAAGCCGTTCACCGCGGGGCAGCTCCTGGGCGAGATCGCCCGCCACCTGGCCCGCGACGGCGGGAGGCGGTAG
- a CDS encoding DNA-binding response regulator, with product MEPDMEVVGEVATGEEALEREREVLQLTAEGYGSGEIGKKLFLSPKTVDTYRSRLMQKLGLTHRAELVRFALETGVLKAKA from the coding sequence GTGGAGCCCGACATGGAGGTGGTCGGCGAGGTCGCCACGGGCGAGGAGGCGCTGGAGCGCGAGCGCGAGGTGCTGCAGCTCACGGCGGAGGGGTACGGCTCCGGCGAGATCGGGAAGAAGCTCTTCCTGTCGCCCAAGACGGTGGACACCTACCGCTCCCGGCTGATGCAGAAGCTGGGGCTCACCCACCGCGCCGAGCTGGTGCGCTTCGCCCTGGAGACGGGGGTGCTGAAGGCGAAGGCGTAG